A window of Streptomyces sp. SAI-127 contains these coding sequences:
- a CDS encoding glycosyl hydrolase family 28-related protein translates to MAAYHPSRRHLLTTAAGLGGTALAATVATAGEAAAADTGAGWLNVRDPAYGALGDNSADDQPAIQRAIDAAGQGGTVYLPPGRYRIASPLRLSLGVTLRGDWNPHFPDRTFMADSFIRPAYGGVFEGEALIVIDPAPVQDSYYKSAYRGGPRLYGLALRGCYDDQAIKAQNAAGTGIDGIRVTPGVKDVGMDKVTVWRFTGDGVNAQNAAAFQLNQVHCVGNDGHGFTWGDSQGTGGGLVDADLFQCYSQGNGRNGYDILNPNAVTMVDCRAEWNDTHGYHVTGINYSMVMVGCNTDRNGEDGFHLSTSAGGRFLQLLGCLAKRDGREAATGSAGFRVTGTAAEGVVLTGCSTSTGRDDDNTGSYSPSYGITTSALNSASCVSVVGGEYVGTAGPFNDVGAVVVRHSGVTAGTHTDSGIVWDKSDVHMVSGAAGTVRDVEFRSRGANVRWALRATAGTESGSNQGSDFALVRYADNGTTLDTPISVSRASGRVTLTTPGATVNASASPGLNLVQTQSAGQGYAVTGADTSSRAFQSQVTGDSVNRFALGIDGTQSFGPGGSAGRDTSWGRLGAARIGSGDSDIVAGMAGKGLRIKEGTDAKMGTLTLNGATAVEVATTAVTATSRVFLTVQAPGGTPAGVAYVAGRTAGKSFSVKGVTGDTSTVAWLIVEPA, encoded by the coding sequence ATGGCCGCGTACCACCCGTCCAGACGCCACCTGCTCACCACCGCCGCGGGCCTCGGCGGCACCGCCCTCGCCGCCACAGTCGCCACCGCGGGCGAGGCAGCCGCCGCGGACACCGGGGCAGGCTGGCTGAACGTGCGGGATCCGGCGTACGGCGCCCTCGGCGACAACTCCGCCGACGACCAGCCCGCGATCCAACGGGCCATCGACGCGGCGGGCCAGGGCGGCACCGTCTACCTCCCGCCGGGCCGGTACCGGATCGCCTCGCCGCTCAGGCTCTCCCTGGGTGTGACGTTGCGCGGCGACTGGAACCCCCACTTCCCGGACCGCACGTTCATGGCGGACTCCTTCATACGCCCTGCCTACGGCGGTGTCTTCGAGGGTGAGGCGCTGATCGTCATCGACCCGGCCCCGGTGCAGGACTCGTACTACAAGTCCGCCTACCGGGGCGGGCCCCGGCTGTACGGCCTGGCCCTGCGGGGGTGCTACGACGACCAGGCGATCAAGGCGCAGAACGCGGCGGGCACAGGCATCGACGGCATCCGCGTCACCCCCGGCGTCAAGGACGTCGGCATGGACAAGGTGACGGTGTGGCGCTTCACCGGTGACGGGGTGAACGCCCAGAACGCCGCCGCCTTCCAGCTCAACCAGGTGCACTGCGTCGGCAACGACGGCCATGGCTTCACCTGGGGCGACTCGCAGGGCACCGGCGGCGGTCTGGTCGACGCCGACCTGTTCCAGTGCTACTCGCAGGGCAATGGCAGGAACGGCTACGACATCCTCAACCCCAACGCCGTGACCATGGTCGACTGCCGCGCCGAGTGGAACGACACCCATGGTTACCACGTCACCGGCATCAACTACTCGATGGTCATGGTCGGCTGCAACACCGACCGTAACGGCGAGGACGGTTTCCACCTCTCCACGTCGGCCGGCGGCCGCTTCCTCCAGTTGCTGGGCTGCCTCGCCAAGCGGGACGGCCGAGAGGCGGCCACGGGCTCGGCGGGCTTCCGCGTCACCGGCACCGCCGCCGAGGGCGTCGTACTCACCGGCTGCTCCACCTCCACCGGCCGCGACGACGACAACACCGGCTCCTACTCGCCGTCGTACGGGATCACCACCTCCGCCCTGAACTCCGCGAGCTGTGTGTCGGTCGTCGGAGGCGAATACGTCGGCACGGCAGGCCCCTTCAACGACGTCGGCGCGGTCGTCGTACGGCACAGCGGTGTCACCGCGGGCACGCACACCGACTCGGGCATCGTGTGGGACAAGTCCGACGTGCACATGGTGTCCGGGGCCGCGGGGACGGTCCGTGACGTGGAGTTCCGCAGCCGCGGGGCGAACGTCCGCTGGGCGCTGCGGGCCACGGCCGGCACGGAATCGGGCTCCAACCAGGGCTCCGACTTCGCCCTGGTCCGGTACGCGGACAACGGCACCACTCTCGACACACCGATCAGCGTGAGCCGCGCCTCGGGTCGCGTCACCCTCACGACCCCGGGCGCCACGGTCAACGCCTCCGCCAGCCCCGGCCTGAACCTGGTCCAGACACAGAGCGCCGGGCAGGGATACGCGGTCACCGGCGCCGACACCTCCTCGCGTGCCTTCCAGTCCCAGGTCACGGGCGACTCCGTGAACCGATTCGCCCTCGGCATCGACGGCACCCAGAGCTTCGGCCCGGGCGGTTCCGCGGGGCGTGACACCAGCTGGGGGCGGCTCGGCGCGGCCCGGATCGGCAGCGGTGATTCGGACATCGTGGCAGGCATGGCCGGAAAGGGCCTCCGCATCAAAGAGGGCACGGACGCCAAAATGGGGACGCTCACCCTGAACGGCGCCACAGCGGTCGAGGTGGCGACCACCGCCGTCACCGCCACGAGCCGCGTCTTCCTCACCGTGCAGGCCCCCGGCGGCACCCCGGCCGGTGTCGCCTACGTTGCGGGCCGCACGGCGGGCAAGTCCTTCAGCGTCAAGGGAGTCACCGGTGACACCTCGACCGTCGCGTGGCTCATCGTGGAACCGGCGTAG
- the rpsI gene encoding 30S ribosomal protein S9, with protein sequence MAETTVEQPVEETETELVDIDSYTTESEVPVEGEYTSESMASRFGDPQPAAGLGRRKNAIARVRIVPGTGKWKINGRTLEDYFPNKVHQQEVNEPFKVLELEGRYDIIARIAGGGVSGQAGALRLGVARALNEADVDNNRGALKKAGFLRRDDRAVERKKAGLKKARKAPQYSKR encoded by the coding sequence GTGGCCGAGACCACTGTTGAGCAGCCGGTCGAAGAGACCGAGACCGAGCTCGTCGACATCGACAGCTACACCACCGAGTCCGAGGTCCCCGTCGAGGGCGAGTACACCTCGGAGTCCATGGCGTCCCGCTTCGGCGACCCGCAGCCGGCCGCCGGCCTGGGCCGTCGCAAGAACGCCATCGCCCGCGTCCGGATCGTCCCGGGCACCGGCAAGTGGAAGATCAACGGTCGCACCCTTGAGGACTACTTCCCCAACAAGGTGCACCAGCAGGAAGTCAACGAGCCCTTCAAGGTGCTCGAGCTCGAGGGCCGCTACGACATCATCGCCCGCATCGCGGGTGGCGGTGTCTCCGGTCAGGCCGGTGCGCTCCGTCTCGGTGTCGCCCGCGCGCTGAACGAGGCCGACGTGGACAACAACCGCGGCGCCCTCAAGAAGGCCGGCTTCCTCCGCCGCGACGACCGTGCGGTCGAGCGCAAGAAGGCCGGTCTCAAGAAGGCCCGCAAGGCCCCGCAGTACAGCAAGCGTTAA
- the glmM gene encoding phosphoglucosamine mutase — translation MGRLFGTDGVRGVANADLTAEMALGLSVAAAHVLAEAGTFQGHRPTAVVGRDPRASGEFLEAAVVAGLASAGVDVLKVGVLPTPAVAYLTGVLGADLGVMLSASHNAMPDNGIKFLARGGHKLDDELEERIEAVYEEHKGGEPWERPTGGGVGRVREYTEGFDKYVAHLIAVLPNRLDGLKIVLDEAHGAAAWVSPEAFSRAGAEVITIGAQPDGLNINDGCGSTHLGLLKAAVVEHGANFGIAHDGDADRCLAVDHTGEEVDGDQIMAVLALAMRDRSALRSDTVVATVMSNLGFKLALEREGLRLVQTAVGDRYVLEEMKEHGYALGGEQSGHVIILDHATTGDGTLTGLMLAARVAESGRSLKELASVMERLPQVLINVPDVDRSKVSTSGELAAAVAEAERELGATGRVLLRPSGTEPLVRVMVEAADIDQARSVAGRLADAVKSALG, via the coding sequence GTGGGACGACTCTTCGGCACGGACGGCGTGCGCGGCGTCGCAAACGCGGATCTGACGGCCGAGATGGCACTCGGTCTGTCGGTCGCGGCGGCGCACGTGCTGGCCGAGGCGGGTACGTTCCAGGGCCACCGCCCGACGGCGGTGGTCGGGCGGGACCCGCGCGCGTCCGGGGAGTTCCTGGAGGCCGCCGTGGTGGCGGGCCTCGCGAGCGCCGGCGTGGACGTGCTGAAGGTCGGTGTGCTGCCCACGCCCGCCGTGGCGTATCTCACGGGTGTGCTCGGCGCCGACCTCGGCGTCATGCTCTCCGCCAGCCACAACGCCATGCCCGACAACGGCATCAAGTTCCTCGCGCGCGGCGGGCACAAGCTCGACGACGAGCTGGAGGAGCGCATCGAGGCCGTCTACGAGGAGCACAAGGGCGGTGAGCCCTGGGAGCGGCCGACCGGCGGCGGTGTCGGCCGGGTCCGCGAGTACACCGAGGGCTTCGACAAGTACGTGGCCCATCTGATCGCCGTACTGCCGAACCGGCTCGACGGGCTGAAGATCGTCCTCGACGAGGCGCACGGCGCTGCCGCCTGGGTGTCACCGGAGGCGTTCTCGCGGGCCGGCGCCGAGGTGATCACCATCGGTGCCCAGCCGGACGGGCTCAACATCAACGACGGTTGCGGCTCCACGCATCTCGGACTGCTGAAGGCCGCCGTCGTCGAGCACGGGGCGAACTTCGGCATCGCGCACGACGGGGACGCGGACCGGTGCCTCGCCGTCGACCACACCGGTGAGGAAGTGGACGGCGACCAGATCATGGCCGTGCTCGCGCTGGCGATGAGGGACCGGTCGGCGCTGCGGTCCGACACCGTCGTCGCGACGGTCATGTCGAACCTGGGGTTCAAACTGGCGCTGGAACGGGAGGGGCTCCGGCTCGTCCAGACCGCCGTGGGGGACCGGTATGTGCTCGAGGAGATGAAGGAGCACGGGTACGCCCTCGGGGGCGAGCAGTCCGGGCACGTCATCATCCTGGATCACGCCACGACCGGCGACGGCACGCTGACCGGGCTGATGCTGGCGGCTCGCGTCGCGGAGAGCGGGCGGTCGCTCAAGGAGCTGGCTTCCGTGATGGAGCGGCTGCCGCAGGTGCTGATCAATGTGCCCGATGTGGACCGGTCGAAGGTGTCGACGTCCGGGGAGCTGGCGGCGGCGGTGGCCGAGGCCGAGCGTGAACTCGGGGCGACGGGGCGGGTGTTGTTGCGGCCGTCGGGTACCGAGCCGTTGGTTCGGGTGATGGTCGAGGCGGCTGATATCGATCAGGCGAGATCTGTTGCCGGGCGGCTTGCCGATGCGGTGAAGTCGGCGCTGGGCTGA
- a CDS encoding DUF389 domain-containing protein has translation MLHLRLIAPAEKTDDVVRLIENTVGATHLVVMPGAARNPAGDVVMCDVAREAGDELIGALRELDLDKSGSIAVENIDLSLSERADKAEDDAPGEGVDAVIWEHLTDATHEESTLSITYLAFLTLATMIAACGVVLDNAILIVGAMAVGPEFGPLAALSTAIVQRHPRLAVRSLIALLVGFAVAMAVTVGFTWFMDAADLFHKSDLEGDRPNTAFVYAPDAFSFVVAVLAGIAGTLSLTSAKSGALVGVAISVTTVPAAANAAVALAYGDMGQTVGSTNQLLLNLLGIVLAGTLTLLFQKWLWKRS, from the coding sequence ATGCTGCACCTGCGCCTGATCGCCCCGGCCGAGAAAACCGACGACGTGGTCCGCCTGATCGAGAACACGGTCGGCGCCACGCACCTCGTCGTGATGCCGGGCGCCGCCCGCAACCCCGCCGGCGACGTCGTGATGTGCGACGTGGCCCGCGAGGCGGGCGACGAACTCATCGGCGCCCTGCGGGAGTTGGACCTCGACAAGTCCGGCTCCATCGCCGTCGAGAACATCGACCTGTCGCTCTCCGAGCGCGCGGACAAGGCCGAGGACGACGCACCCGGCGAAGGCGTCGACGCGGTCATCTGGGAGCACCTGACCGACGCGACGCACGAGGAGTCGACGCTCTCCATCACCTACCTCGCCTTCCTCACACTGGCCACGATGATCGCTGCCTGCGGTGTGGTGCTGGACAACGCGATCCTGATCGTGGGCGCGATGGCGGTGGGCCCGGAGTTCGGCCCCCTGGCCGCCCTCAGCACGGCGATCGTCCAGCGTCACCCGCGCCTGGCGGTGCGCTCGCTGATCGCCCTGCTGGTGGGCTTCGCGGTGGCGATGGCGGTGACGGTCGGCTTCACCTGGTTCATGGACGCCGCGGACCTCTTCCACAAGTCCGACCTGGAGGGCGACCGCCCCAACACCGCCTTCGTCTACGCCCCCGACGCCTTCTCGTTCGTGGTGGCGGTCCTGGCGGGAATCGCCGGCACCCTCAGCCTGACCTCGGCGAAGTCGGGGGCCCTGGTGGGAGTGGCCATCTCGGTCACCACGGTCCCGGCGGCGGCCAACGCGGCGGTGGCCCTGGCCTACGGCGACATGGGTCAGACGGTCGGCTCCACGAACCAACTCCTGCTGAACCTGCTGGGCATCGTTCTGGCAGGCACTCTTACGCTGCTTTTCCAGAAGTGGCTCTGGAAACGTAGTTAG
- the coaA gene encoding type I pantothenate kinase yields MPRSAHRHKPEATPYVDLTRAEWSALREKTPLPLNAEEVEKLRGLGDVIDLDEVRDIYLPLSRLLNLYVGATDGLRGALNTFLGEQGSQSGTPFVIGVAGSVAVGKSTVARLLQALLSRWPEHPRVELVTTDGFLLPTRELEARGLMSRKGFPESYDRRALTRFVADIKAGKDEVTAPVYSHLIYDIVPDQRLTVRRPDILIVEGLNVLQPALPGTDGRTRVGLADYFDFSVYVDASAEDIERWYLSRFKKLRRTAFQNPDSYFRKYTQVSEEEAVDYARTLWRTINKPNLVENIAPTRGRATLVIRKGQDHKVRKLSLRKL; encoded by the coding sequence ATGCCCCGGAGCGCCCACCGGCACAAGCCGGAGGCGACTCCTTACGTCGACCTCACCCGCGCCGAGTGGAGCGCGCTGCGCGAGAAGACGCCGCTCCCGCTGAACGCCGAAGAGGTCGAGAAGTTGCGCGGCCTCGGTGACGTCATCGACCTCGACGAGGTGCGGGACATCTACCTCCCGCTGTCCCGGCTCCTCAACCTCTACGTCGGCGCCACGGACGGCCTCCGAGGCGCCCTGAACACCTTCCTGGGCGAACAGGGCTCCCAGTCGGGCACCCCGTTCGTCATAGGCGTCGCGGGATCGGTCGCCGTCGGGAAGTCGACCGTCGCCCGCCTCCTCCAGGCCCTGCTCTCCCGCTGGCCCGAGCACCCCCGCGTCGAGCTGGTCACGACCGACGGCTTCCTGCTCCCCACCCGCGAGCTGGAGGCCCGCGGGCTCATGTCGCGCAAGGGCTTCCCGGAGTCGTACGACCGCCGCGCGCTGACCCGTTTCGTCGCCGACATCAAGGCGGGCAAGGACGAGGTCACCGCCCCCGTCTACTCCCACCTGATCTACGACATCGTCCCGGACCAGCGGCTCACCGTCCGCCGCCCCGACATCCTGATCGTCGAGGGCCTCAACGTCCTGCAGCCCGCCCTCCCCGGCACGGACGGCCGCACCCGTGTCGGTCTCGCCGACTACTTCGACTTCAGCGTGTACGTCGACGCGAGCGCCGAGGACATCGAGCGCTGGTATCTCAGCCGGTTCAAGAAGCTCCGCCGGACCGCCTTCCAGAACCCCGACTCGTACTTCAGGAAGTACACCCAGGTCTCGGAAGAGGAGGCGGTCGACTACGCCCGCACCCTCTGGCGCACCATCAACAAGCCCAACCTGGTGGAGAACATCGCCCCCACCCGCGGCCGCGCCACCCTCGTCATCCGCAAGGGCCAGGACCACAAGGTGCGCAAGCTCAGCCTCCGCAAGCTGTGA
- the rplM gene encoding 50S ribosomal protein L13, with protein MRTYSPKPGDVTRQWHVIDAQDIVLGRLATTAANLLRGKHKPTYAPHMDMGDFVIIINADKVHLSGNKKTQKLAYRHSGYPGGLRSVRYDELLAKNPEKAVEKAIKGMIPKNSLGRQMISKLKVYSGDQHPHAAQQPVPFEITQVAQ; from the coding sequence GTGCGTACGTACAGCCCCAAGCCCGGCGATGTGACTCGCCAGTGGCACGTCATTGACGCTCAGGACATCGTCCTGGGCCGTCTGGCTACCACCGCTGCGAACCTCCTCCGTGGCAAGCACAAGCCGACCTATGCCCCGCACATGGACATGGGCGACTTCGTCATCATCATCAACGCCGACAAGGTTCACCTGTCCGGCAACAAGAAGACCCAGAAGCTGGCGTACCGCCACTCCGGCTACCCGGGTGGTCTGCGCTCCGTCCGCTACGACGAGCTGCTGGCGAAGAACCCCGAGAAGGCCGTCGAGAAGGCCATCAAGGGCATGATCCCCAAGAACTCCCTGGGCCGTCAGATGATCAGCAAGCTGAAGGTCTACTCGGGCGACCAGCACCCGCACGCTGCGCAGCAGCCGGTGCCGTTCGAGATCACCCAGGTCGCGCAGTAG
- a CDS encoding CbrC family protein: MSYSLYLCRFADGHPAPMDEPAIRDVLGPVTVGGMPPTGLPDSWDLEAEDGGSEVYGDALGLTFNRFSPGQILDRVAELARRTGAAVLPLDCPVILTSEADRRHLPESLRAEAIVLAPAALTGSAIQLLISPQPEPRRRPALPRFPYHPNPVATGSVTTSDVPCVCCGQERGWVYTGPVRSVGGPDSGICPYCIAFGKAAERYDATFAEAIEGDVQKDVVTAVLRHTPGFLAWQSPTWLTHCGDGAEFLGLAGAKELERYPDAVDDLRRRCAEWAWPADEVEDFLGSLDKDDQPTAYLFRCRACATHLAYADFT, translated from the coding sequence ATGAGTTACAGCCTGTACCTCTGCCGTTTCGCCGACGGACACCCCGCCCCCATGGACGAGCCCGCGATACGCGACGTCCTAGGCCCCGTCACCGTCGGCGGCATGCCGCCGACCGGTCTCCCGGACTCCTGGGATCTCGAAGCCGAGGACGGCGGGTCCGAGGTCTACGGCGACGCCCTCGGCCTCACCTTCAACCGCTTCTCTCCCGGGCAGATCCTGGACCGCGTGGCCGAACTCGCCCGCCGCACCGGTGCCGCCGTCCTACCGCTCGACTGCCCGGTGATCCTCACGAGCGAGGCCGACCGGAGACACCTCCCGGAGAGCCTCCGCGCGGAGGCGATCGTGCTCGCGCCCGCCGCTCTCACCGGAAGCGCGATCCAGTTGCTGATCTCCCCGCAGCCGGAGCCCCGCCGACGCCCGGCCCTCCCCCGGTTCCCGTACCACCCGAACCCCGTCGCCACCGGCTCCGTCACCACCTCCGACGTCCCCTGCGTGTGCTGCGGACAGGAACGCGGCTGGGTGTACACCGGCCCTGTCCGCTCCGTCGGCGGCCCGGACAGCGGCATCTGCCCGTACTGCATCGCGTTCGGCAAGGCCGCCGAGCGCTACGACGCCACCTTCGCCGAGGCCATCGAGGGGGACGTACAGAAAGACGTCGTGACGGCCGTCCTCAGGCACACCCCGGGGTTCCTCGCATGGCAGTCCCCGACGTGGCTCACGCACTGCGGCGACGGCGCCGAGTTCCTCGGCCTCGCCGGGGCGAAGGAACTCGAAAGGTACCCGGACGCCGTCGACGACCTCCGCCGGCGATGCGCCGAGTGGGCCTGGCCGGCGGACGAGGTCGAGGACTTCCTCGGCTCGCTCGACAAGGACGACCAGCCCACCGCGTACCTCTTCCGCTGCCGGGCCTGCGCGACCCACCTCGCCTACGCGGACTTCACCTGA